One stretch of Microvirga lotononidis DNA includes these proteins:
- a CDS encoding AMP-dependent synthetase/ligase, producing MHQRKRSHTTRLDARLPGRLTSLTTAADARADTFPKLLARNARVRPTRTAFRHKDLGIWQSWTWGEVHDIVRAYACGLQALGLKRGGKIAVIGYNRPYLYWTICAAQWLGAIPIPVYADSVAEEMAYVLAHAEVTHAAVQDQEQVDKILSVSDQLPQLERVLYDEQKGLRDYDHSRLHSIESVVEEGRARLTDAQEAAAIGQALQDGKGSDLAIILYTSGTTGRPKGVMLTSDAVIAAAAIGCDFDKLDETDEIIAYLPIAWVGDHIFSYAQAILSGLCVNCPESPETVAEDRREIGATYVFAPPRVFESMLTLTMVRIEDAGALKRRMFHFFIRHANKVGERILNGEPGVSAWDRLLWQVGNVLVYAPLRNRFGMTRVKVGYTAGEAIGPEIFRFYRSIGVNLKQLYGQTEASVYITMQPNGEIRADTVGRPAPQVEIRIADNGEVLYRSPGIFVGYYKDDEKTAETKTPDGFVHSGDAGFFDQNGHLKIIDRAKDVGRMRDGALFPPKYVENKLKFYPNIKEAVCFGDGRDYVAAFINIDLVAVSNWAERSGVTYASYQELAGHPLVYDMIQKHVDEVNRSLASEPRMGGAQIRRFLILHKELDADDGELTRTQKVRRGFIADRYTPLIDALYDGSSEADISTEVTFEDGRKGVISARVRIRDMEAYPTQEPGSVLEAAE from the coding sequence ATGCACCAGAGGAAGCGAAGCCATACCACGCGTCTCGACGCGCGGCTGCCAGGGAGGTTGACGTCGTTGACGACGGCTGCGGATGCGCGCGCGGATACATTCCCCAAATTGCTGGCGCGCAACGCGCGTGTACGCCCGACGCGCACCGCGTTTCGGCACAAGGACCTCGGCATCTGGCAGTCCTGGACTTGGGGCGAGGTGCACGACATCGTCCGGGCCTATGCCTGCGGCCTGCAGGCGCTGGGCCTCAAGCGCGGCGGCAAGATCGCCGTCATCGGCTACAACCGCCCCTATCTCTACTGGACCATCTGCGCCGCCCAATGGCTCGGTGCGATCCCGATCCCGGTCTATGCGGATTCCGTCGCCGAGGAGATGGCCTATGTGCTGGCCCATGCCGAGGTGACGCACGCGGCCGTGCAGGACCAGGAGCAAGTCGACAAGATCCTGTCCGTTTCGGACCAGCTGCCGCAGCTCGAGCGTGTGCTCTACGACGAGCAGAAGGGCCTGCGGGACTACGATCACAGTCGGCTTCACTCCATCGAATCCGTCGTGGAGGAGGGCCGCGCCCGATTGACCGATGCGCAGGAGGCGGCGGCCATCGGCCAGGCGCTGCAGGACGGCAAAGGCTCCGACCTCGCCATCATTCTCTACACGTCCGGCACGACCGGGCGTCCCAAGGGCGTGATGCTCACCTCGGACGCGGTGATCGCCGCCGCCGCAATCGGCTGCGACTTCGACAAGCTCGACGAGACCGACGAGATCATCGCCTATCTGCCTATCGCCTGGGTCGGCGACCACATCTTCTCCTATGCGCAGGCCATCCTCTCCGGCCTCTGCGTCAATTGCCCCGAAAGCCCCGAGACCGTGGCGGAAGACCGCCGCGAGATCGGCGCCACCTACGTGTTCGCCCCGCCGCGCGTCTTCGAAAGCATGCTGACGCTGACCATGGTGCGCATCGAGGATGCGGGCGCCCTCAAGCGGCGCATGTTCCACTTCTTCATCCGGCACGCCAACAAGGTGGGCGAGAGGATCCTGAACGGGGAGCCGGGGGTCAGCGCCTGGGACCGCCTGCTCTGGCAGGTCGGCAACGTGCTCGTCTATGCCCCCTTGCGCAACCGCTTCGGCATGACGCGGGTGAAGGTGGGATACACGGCCGGCGAGGCCATCGGGCCGGAGATCTTCCGCTTCTACCGCTCCATCGGAGTCAACCTGAAGCAGCTCTACGGACAGACGGAGGCATCCGTCTACATCACCATGCAGCCCAACGGCGAGATCCGCGCCGACACGGTGGGCCGCCCTGCCCCGCAGGTGGAGATCCGCATCGCCGACAACGGCGAGGTCCTCTACCGCTCGCCCGGGATCTTCGTGGGCTATTATAAGGACGACGAGAAGACGGCGGAGACGAAGACGCCCGATGGCTTCGTGCATTCGGGCGACGCCGGTTTCTTCGACCAAAACGGCCATCTGAAGATCATCGACCGGGCCAAGGATGTCGGCCGGATGCGCGACGGTGCGCTGTTTCCGCCGAAATACGTCGAGAACAAGCTGAAATTCTACCCCAACATCAAGGAAGCGGTCTGCTTCGGCGACGGGCGCGACTATGTGGCGGCCTTCATCAACATCGACCTCGTGGCGGTGAGCAATTGGGCCGAGCGGAGCGGCGTGACCTACGCGTCCTACCAGGAACTCGCCGGCCATCCACTCGTCTACGACATGATCCAGAAGCACGTGGACGAGGTGAACCGCTCGCTGGCCTCCGAGCCGCGCATGGGCGGCGCCCAGATCAGGCGCTTCCTCATCCTGCACAAGGAACTCGACGCCGACGACGGCGAGCTCACGCGTACGCAGAAGGTCCGCCGAGGCTTCATCGCCGACCGTTACACCCCGCTCATCGACGCGCTCTATGACGGCTCGTCCGAGGCCGACATCTCCACCGAAGTTACGTTCGAAGACGGGCGCAAGGGCGTGATCTCCGCGCGGGTCAGGATCAGGGACATGGAAGCATATCCGACGCAGGAGCCCGGATCGGTGCTGGAGGCGGCGGAATGA
- a CDS encoding ABC transporter ATP-binding protein, whose product MRAPDHPVMGKGDVLLAVDNVSLGFGGVKALTNVSFDIRKSEIRAIIGPNGAGKTSMLNCINGFYYPTEGRITFKGVKRPKMRPYEAARGGIARTFQNVALFKSMSTLDNIMAGRSIKMNSSFFWQLFRHGPAMREEVEHRRFVEEIIDFLEIQHIRKVPVGRLPYGLQKRVELGRALAMEPELLLLDEPMAGMNLEEKEDMSRFILEVNQQYGTTIALIEHDMGVVMDLSDRVVVLEYGRKIADGTPSEVKSDRRVIDAYLGVAH is encoded by the coding sequence ATGAGAGCGCCCGATCATCCCGTCATGGGCAAGGGCGACGTGCTGCTCGCCGTGGACAACGTCTCCCTCGGCTTCGGCGGCGTGAAGGCGCTCACCAACGTGTCGTTCGACATCCGCAAGAGCGAGATCCGCGCCATCATCGGGCCGAACGGCGCGGGCAAGACCTCGATGCTCAACTGCATCAACGGCTTCTACTATCCCACGGAAGGCCGCATCACCTTCAAGGGCGTGAAGCGCCCGAAGATGCGCCCCTACGAGGCCGCGCGCGGCGGCATCGCCCGCACGTTCCAGAACGTGGCTCTCTTCAAGAGCATGTCGACCCTCGACAACATCATGGCCGGCCGTTCGATCAAGATGAATTCGAGCTTTTTCTGGCAGCTCTTCCGCCATGGCCCGGCCATGAGGGAGGAGGTCGAGCACCGCCGCTTCGTCGAGGAGATCATCGACTTCCTCGAAATCCAGCACATTCGGAAGGTTCCTGTCGGGCGCCTGCCCTACGGCCTTCAGAAGCGGGTCGAACTCGGGCGGGCTCTCGCCATGGAGCCTGAACTGCTGCTTCTCGACGAGCCCATGGCGGGCATGAACCTCGAAGAGAAGGAGGACATGTCCCGCTTCATCCTGGAGGTGAACCAGCAATACGGCACCACCATCGCGCTGATCGAGCACGACATGGGCGTGGTCATGGACCTCTCCGACCGGGTCGTGGTGCTGGAATACGGCCGCAAGATCGCCGACGGCACGCCGTCCGAGGTCAAGAGCGACCGGCGCGTGATCGACGCCTATCTCGGCGTGGCGCATTGA
- a CDS encoding branched-chain amino acid ABC transporter permease, whose product MDMLYKVFIEPFVFMGEAPDLLIQTLWEGLVSGVLYALIALGFVLIFKASGVFNFAQGIMVVFAALILVGLYEKGVPAFLALILAALAMLVLAMVVERVVLRPLVNQPDIILFMATFGLTYFLIGFGELIFGGNPREMITEQLFLPQGTTEIGAFGGSIRLQHLDIAAAIIASIMIGLLAVFFSKTRIGRALRAVADSHKAALSVGISLNQIWVIVWFAAGIVALVAGIMWGARSGVSFSLQIIALKALPVLILGGFTSIPGAIIGGLIVGVGEKLGEFYWGPLVGGGVETWLAYVIALLFLLYRPQGLFGEKIIERI is encoded by the coding sequence ATGGACATGCTCTACAAGGTCTTCATCGAGCCCTTCGTGTTCATGGGCGAGGCGCCGGACCTCCTGATCCAGACGCTCTGGGAAGGTCTGGTGTCGGGCGTGCTCTATGCGCTGATCGCGCTGGGCTTCGTGCTCATCTTCAAGGCTTCCGGAGTGTTCAACTTCGCGCAGGGCATCATGGTCGTGTTCGCGGCCCTGATCCTGGTCGGCCTCTACGAGAAGGGGGTTCCGGCCTTCCTGGCGCTCATCCTGGCGGCTCTCGCCATGCTCGTGCTCGCCATGGTGGTGGAGCGCGTGGTGCTGCGTCCCCTCGTCAACCAGCCCGACATCATCCTCTTCATGGCAACCTTCGGGCTCACCTATTTCCTCATCGGCTTCGGCGAGCTCATCTTCGGCGGCAATCCGCGTGAGATGATCACAGAGCAGCTTTTCCTGCCCCAGGGCACGACGGAAATCGGTGCCTTCGGAGGCTCCATCCGCCTGCAGCATCTCGATATCGCGGCGGCGATCATCGCGTCGATCATGATCGGCCTGCTGGCAGTGTTCTTCTCGAAGACGCGCATCGGTCGGGCGCTCCGTGCGGTCGCCGACAGCCACAAGGCGGCGCTCTCCGTGGGCATCTCGCTCAACCAGATCTGGGTCATCGTGTGGTTCGCCGCCGGCATCGTGGCGCTGGTGGCAGGCATCATGTGGGGCGCGCGCTCGGGCGTGTCGTTCTCGCTCCAGATCATCGCCCTCAAGGCGCTCCCGGTTCTCATCCTCGGCGGTTTCACGTCGATCCCGGGCGCCATCATCGGCGGCCTCATCGTCGGGGTCGGCGAGAAGCTCGGAGAATTCTACTGGGGGCCGCTGGTCGGCGGCGGCGTCGAGACCTGGCTCGCCTACGTCATCGCACTCCTGTTCCTGCTCTACAGGCCGCAGGGTCTGTTCGGCGAAAAGATCATCGAACGGATTTAG
- a CDS encoding branched-chain amino acid ABC transporter permease, which translates to MLYREAGQFKTNYVADSAIFPLREDRIGLALIILAAYALAFFGSNFLLQAVLIPFLVFSLAAIGLNILTGYTGLLSLGTGAFMGVGAYACYKLMTAFPGVNVIVWIFVSGFFSAAIGALFGLPSLRIKGFYLAVATLAAQFFLQWCFIRIPWLVNYNVSGALDAPLRTLFGIPIMGPNATPQTRYLLVLTIVILLTWLASNLVHGRIGRMWIAIRDMDLAAELMGIRPLQTKLLAFAVSSYYCGVAGALLVFLWYGGAEYDVFNINQSFFILFMVIIGGLGSLIGSFFGAALIFILPIVLGIVLPAMLSPFGLSVGADVIEHLRFMIVGALIIFFLIVEPHGLARLWQIGKQKLLVWPFPY; encoded by the coding sequence GTGCTCTACCGCGAGGCCGGCCAGTTCAAGACCAACTACGTCGCGGACAGCGCGATCTTCCCCTTGAGGGAGGACCGGATCGGACTGGCGCTCATCATCCTCGCCGCCTACGCGCTCGCCTTCTTCGGCAGCAATTTCCTGCTCCAGGCGGTGCTGATCCCGTTCCTGGTCTTCTCGCTGGCGGCCATCGGCCTCAACATCCTCACCGGCTATACGGGCCTCCTGTCGCTGGGCACCGGCGCCTTCATGGGCGTGGGCGCCTATGCCTGCTACAAGCTGATGACGGCCTTTCCCGGCGTGAACGTGATCGTCTGGATCTTCGTGTCGGGCTTCTTCTCCGCCGCGATCGGCGCCCTGTTCGGCCTGCCTTCCCTACGCATCAAGGGCTTTTATCTCGCGGTCGCTACGCTCGCCGCGCAGTTCTTCCTGCAATGGTGCTTCATCCGCATCCCCTGGCTCGTGAACTACAACGTCTCGGGTGCGCTCGACGCCCCCTTGCGCACCCTTTTCGGCATTCCGATCATGGGGCCGAACGCCACCCCGCAGACGCGCTATCTCCTGGTGCTCACCATCGTGATCCTGCTCACGTGGCTCGCCTCGAACCTCGTCCATGGCCGCATCGGACGCATGTGGATCGCGATCCGCGACATGGATCTCGCGGCCGAGCTCATGGGCATCCGGCCGCTCCAGACCAAGCTCCTCGCCTTCGCAGTCTCGTCCTATTACTGCGGCGTGGCCGGGGCGCTTCTCGTCTTCCTCTGGTATGGCGGCGCGGAATACGACGTGTTCAACATCAACCAGTCCTTCTTCATCCTGTTCATGGTGATCATCGGAGGATTGGGCAGCCTCATCGGGTCGTTCTTCGGCGCGGCGCTGATCTTCATCCTTCCCATCGTGCTCGGCATCGTGCTTCCGGCCATGCTGTCGCCCTTCGGCCTCTCGGTCGGAGCCGACGTGATCGAGCATCTGCGCTTCATGATCGTGGGCGCGCTCATCATCTTTTTCCTGATCGTCGAACCGCACGGCCTCGCGCGGCTCTGGCAGATCGGCAAGCAGAAGCTCCTGGTCTGGCCGTTCCCCTATTGA
- a CDS encoding ABC transporter substrate-binding protein yields the protein MSFRKISLGLAAATMLAGTALPAFAQDSIYVPLFTYRTGPFAGSGTFIADGMHDYLEMLNQRDGGIGGVKLVLEECETGYDTKKGVECYEAVKGKNPVIVNPWSTGITLPLIPRASVDKIPILSMAYGLSASARGDIFPWVFNPPSTYWDGLSMIIKFIGEKEGGLEKLKGKKIGFIHLDAAFGKEPIPLLQELAKEIGFEVALYPVAAQDMQNQSSQWLSARRDRPDYMIMWGWGSMNGAAVKEAVRSGYPMDKFYSVWWPSEDDARSGGAGAKGFKELNWHAVGANFPALQDIQKHVVDKGLSKASKDKVGEVLYNRGVYNSLLIAEGIAQAQKITGKKAVTGEDVRRGMENIKLDPARLKELGLEGFTEQLVLSCSDHNGHRPAFMQEWDGTKWVKISNPIEPMTDRVKSQLDAAAKDYAEKNAGWPKRTEACDKAS from the coding sequence ATGTCGTTTCGCAAGATAAGCCTTGGACTCGCCGCCGCGACGATGCTCGCGGGCACGGCCCTGCCCGCCTTTGCGCAGGATTCGATCTACGTTCCCCTCTTCACCTACCGCACCGGTCCCTTCGCGGGCTCCGGCACCTTCATCGCGGACGGCATGCACGATTATCTTGAGATGCTGAACCAGCGCGACGGCGGCATCGGCGGCGTGAAGCTCGTGCTGGAGGAATGCGAGACCGGCTACGATACCAAGAAGGGCGTCGAGTGCTACGAGGCCGTGAAGGGCAAGAACCCGGTCATCGTGAACCCATGGTCCACCGGCATCACGCTCCCGCTGATCCCGCGCGCCTCCGTGGACAAGATCCCGATCCTCTCCATGGCCTACGGCCTCTCGGCTTCGGCCCGCGGCGACATCTTCCCCTGGGTGTTCAACCCACCGAGCACCTATTGGGACGGCCTGTCGATGATCATCAAGTTCATCGGCGAAAAGGAAGGAGGGCTGGAAAAGCTGAAGGGCAAGAAGATCGGCTTCATCCATCTCGATGCCGCCTTCGGCAAGGAGCCGATCCCGCTGCTCCAGGAACTCGCCAAGGAAATCGGCTTCGAGGTGGCGCTCTACCCGGTCGCCGCGCAGGACATGCAGAACCAGTCCTCGCAATGGCTCAGCGCGCGGCGTGACCGTCCCGACTACATGATCATGTGGGGTTGGGGCTCCATGAACGGCGCCGCCGTCAAGGAAGCCGTTCGCTCGGGCTATCCGATGGACAAGTTCTACTCGGTCTGGTGGCCGAGCGAGGACGATGCCCGCAGTGGCGGCGCCGGCGCGAAAGGCTTCAAGGAGCTCAACTGGCACGCCGTCGGGGCGAACTTCCCGGCCTTGCAGGACATCCAGAAGCATGTGGTCGACAAGGGCCTGTCCAAAGCCTCCAAGGACAAGGTGGGCGAGGTTCTCTACAACCGCGGCGTCTACAACTCGCTCCTGATCGCCGAAGGCATCGCCCAGGCCCAGAAGATCACGGGCAAGAAGGCCGTGACCGGCGAGGACGTGCGTCGCGGCATGGAGAACATCAAGCTCGATCCGGCCCGTCTGAAGGAACTCGGGCTCGAGGGCTTTACCGAACAGCTCGTGCTCTCCTGCAGCGACCATAACGGCCACCGCCCCGCCTTCATGCAGGAATGGGACGGTACGAAATGGGTGAAGATCTCCAATCCCATCGAGCCCATGACAGACCGCGTGAAGTCGCAGCTCGATGCGGCCGCGAAGGACTATGCCGAGAAGAACGCCGGCTGGCCCAAGCGGACCGAGGCCTGCGACAAGGCGAGCTAG
- a CDS encoding ABC transporter ATP-binding protein: MSSAVQMPPQHTPQPADNVLTVNNIEVVYDHVILVLKGVSLSVPKGGIVALLGANGAGKTTTLKAISNLLHAERGEVTKGSIEFKGERVDKLSPNELVRRGCIQVLEGRHCFGHLTIEENLLTGAFTRRDGNAAIRRDLEAIYDYFPRLKQRRSSMAGYTSGGEQQMCAIGRAMMSRPSMILLDEPSMGLAPQIVEEIFEIVRKLNATEGVSFLLAEQNTNMALKYATYGYILETGRVVMDGPAQMLRENEDVKEFYLGVSEGDRKSFRAVKSYKRRKRWLA; this comes from the coding sequence ATGTCGAGCGCCGTCCAGATGCCGCCGCAGCACACACCGCAACCCGCCGACAACGTCCTCACTGTCAACAACATCGAGGTCGTCTACGATCACGTGATCCTCGTGCTGAAAGGCGTCTCGCTCAGCGTGCCCAAAGGCGGCATCGTGGCCCTGCTCGGCGCCAACGGCGCGGGCAAGACGACGACGCTCAAGGCCATCTCCAACCTGCTCCACGCCGAGCGCGGCGAAGTGACGAAGGGGTCGATCGAGTTCAAGGGCGAGCGGGTCGACAAGCTCTCGCCCAACGAGCTGGTGCGGCGCGGCTGCATCCAGGTGCTCGAAGGCCGCCATTGCTTCGGCCATCTGACCATCGAGGAGAACCTGCTCACCGGCGCCTTCACGCGGCGGGACGGCAACGCCGCCATCCGGCGCGACCTGGAGGCGATCTACGACTACTTCCCGCGCCTGAAGCAGCGGCGATCCTCCATGGCGGGCTATACCTCCGGCGGCGAGCAGCAGATGTGCGCCATCGGCCGGGCGATGATGTCGCGCCCCTCCATGATCCTGCTCGACGAGCCCTCCATGGGCCTCGCGCCGCAGATCGTGGAGGAGATCTTCGAGATCGTGCGCAAGCTCAATGCGACGGAGGGCGTGTCCTTCCTGCTCGCCGAGCAGAACACCAACATGGCGCTGAAATACGCCACCTATGGCTACATCCTGGAAACGGGCCGCGTCGTCATGGACGGCCCGGCCCAGATGCTGCGCGAGAACGAGGATGTGAAGGAGTTCTATCTCGGGGTCTCCGAGGGAGACCGCAAATCCTTCCGCGCGGTGAAAAGCTACAAGCGCCGCAAGCGCTGGCTGGCGTGA
- a CDS encoding phenylacetate--CoA ligase family protein gives MSDAFDTLETRAPAEREAALFAMLPDILKQAAQAPAYAQRLQGLDLDGIRSREALATLPVLRKSELPGLQKAALPFGGFVPGAPGSFGRLFTSPGPIFEPEADAPDPWNAARGLFAAGFRRGDVVLNTFSYHLTPGGFIMDSGARALGCAVIPAGPGNTEQQFELIEAYRPVAYCGTPDFLKILLDGAASSGRDVSSIRRALVSGAAFPKSLQDEFSAKGIEAYQAYATADLGFIAYETPAREGLVVNEDIIVEIVRPGTGDPVPEGDVGEIVVTTLDRHRPFIRLALGDLTAAMSGSSPCGRTNMRIKGWMGRADQATKVKGMFVRPEQVAEIGRRQPALGRLRLVVTRDGETDVMTLMAETDNPSDALAATLAEALQTILKLRGSVMLISPGSLPNDGKVIADERTFS, from the coding sequence TTGTCCGATGCCTTCGACACCCTTGAGACCCGAGCCCCAGCCGAGCGCGAAGCCGCACTCTTCGCGATGCTGCCGGACATCCTAAAGCAGGCCGCGCAGGCTCCGGCTTATGCGCAGCGCCTCCAGGGACTCGACCTCGACGGGATCAGGAGCCGCGAGGCCCTTGCCACCCTGCCGGTGCTGCGCAAATCCGAGCTGCCGGGTTTGCAGAAGGCGGCCCTTCCCTTCGGCGGGTTCGTCCCCGGTGCGCCGGGCTCGTTCGGGCGCCTGTTCACCTCGCCCGGCCCGATCTTCGAGCCGGAAGCCGATGCGCCCGATCCCTGGAACGCGGCGCGCGGCCTCTTCGCGGCCGGTTTCCGGCGCGGCGACGTGGTGCTGAACACCTTCAGCTACCACCTGACTCCCGGAGGCTTCATCATGGATTCCGGCGCGCGCGCCCTCGGCTGCGCCGTCATACCGGCGGGTCCGGGCAACACCGAGCAGCAATTCGAGCTGATCGAGGCCTATCGCCCCGTCGCATATTGTGGCACGCCGGATTTCCTGAAGATCCTGCTCGACGGCGCGGCATCGTCCGGACGCGATGTTTCATCCATCAGACGGGCGCTCGTCTCTGGCGCGGCTTTTCCGAAATCGTTGCAGGACGAATTTTCCGCCAAGGGCATCGAGGCCTATCAGGCCTATGCCACCGCGGATCTGGGCTTCATCGCCTATGAAACTCCGGCCCGCGAAGGTCTTGTCGTCAACGAGGACATCATTGTCGAAATCGTGCGGCCCGGCACGGGCGATCCGGTTCCCGAGGGCGATGTAGGCGAGATCGTTGTGACGACGCTCGATCGGCACCGTCCTTTCATCCGTCTTGCCCTCGGAGACCTGACGGCAGCCATGAGCGGCTCCAGCCCCTGCGGCCGGACGAACATGCGCATCAAGGGCTGGATGGGGCGCGCCGATCAGGCCACCAAGGTCAAAGGGATGTTCGTTCGGCCCGAGCAGGTGGCGGAGATCGGCCGGCGACAGCCCGCACTCGGCCGCCTGCGCCTCGTCGTCACCCGCGACGGCGAGACGGACGTCATGACCCTGATGGCGGAAACGGACAATCCGAGCGATGCTCTCGCGGCTACGCTCGCGGAGGCGCTGCAGACCATCCTCAAGCTCCGAGGCTCGGTCATGTTGATCAGCCCCGGAAGCCTTCCGAATGACGGCAAGGTGATCGCGGACGAACGCACGTTCTCGTGA
- the arfA gene encoding arabinosylfuranosidase ArfA, translating into MKEAKVTIDRDFSIAETDPRLFGAFVEHLGRCVYGGLYEPGHPSADEHGFRKDVLELVRELGPTIIRYPGGNFVSGYNWEDGVGPVENRPRRLDLAWMSTEPNTFGTNEFMDWCQAAGVEPMMAVNLGTRGPDDARRLLEYCNFPGGTELSDLRRSHGWEKPHNVKFWCLGNEMDGPWQMETKTAWEYGRIASEAAKLMKWIDPTIELAACGSSSRNMPTFGTWEDTVLEHSFDHVEYISLHTYLNNYADDTPAFLASPDLMDSFIEEVVAIADAVAARRRSSKRIMLSFDEWNVWYRTRRKNEGRVKLGWPVAPQILEEIYNMQDALAFGGACISLLNHADRVKSACLAQLVNAIAPIMTETGGPAWRQTIFYPFKDMSTLGRGTVLQTKVVSPTYETTYYDPRGTSDLRFPMSEVPYLKVSVVHNRDEDCITIFALNRSLDASLSMEALVRGFEGLVVQDAHQLRNDDLMAVNTKDAPDTIKPAPLEGVEIWGEQVRAKLAPASWNVIRLGVQKQ; encoded by the coding sequence ATGAAAGAAGCCAAAGTCACCATTGACCGCGATTTCTCCATCGCGGAAACGGATCCCCGACTTTTCGGGGCCTTCGTCGAGCACTTGGGGCGGTGCGTCTATGGCGGTCTTTACGAGCCGGGCCATCCAAGCGCCGACGAGCATGGATTCCGCAAGGACGTGCTTGAGCTCGTCCGTGAGCTCGGCCCGACGATCATCCGCTATCCGGGTGGCAACTTCGTCTCCGGCTACAACTGGGAGGACGGCGTCGGCCCCGTGGAGAACAGACCGCGCCGGCTCGACCTCGCCTGGATGTCGACCGAACCGAACACGTTCGGCACCAACGAGTTCATGGACTGGTGCCAGGCGGCCGGCGTCGAGCCCATGATGGCCGTCAACCTCGGCACCCGAGGCCCCGACGATGCCCGCCGCCTGCTGGAATACTGCAACTTCCCGGGCGGGACGGAGCTGTCGGATCTGCGCCGCTCCCATGGCTGGGAAAAGCCGCACAACGTGAAGTTCTGGTGCCTGGGCAACGAGATGGACGGTCCATGGCAGATGGAAACCAAGACGGCCTGGGAATATGGGCGGATCGCCTCCGAGGCCGCCAAGCTCATGAAATGGATCGATCCGACCATCGAACTCGCGGCCTGCGGCTCCTCCTCGCGCAACATGCCGACCTTCGGTACCTGGGAAGACACCGTGCTCGAGCATTCATTCGACCACGTCGAGTACATCTCCCTGCATACCTACCTGAACAACTACGCGGACGACACGCCGGCCTTCCTCGCGAGCCCGGACCTGATGGACAGCTTCATCGAAGAGGTCGTGGCCATCGCGGACGCGGTCGCCGCCCGGCGCCGCTCGTCGAAGCGGATCATGCTCAGCTTCGACGAATGGAACGTCTGGTACCGGACCCGGCGCAAGAACGAAGGCCGGGTGAAGCTCGGATGGCCCGTCGCGCCCCAGATCCTCGAGGAGATCTACAACATGCAGGACGCGCTCGCCTTCGGAGGCGCCTGCATCTCCCTGCTCAACCATGCGGACCGGGTGAAGTCGGCCTGCCTGGCGCAGCTGGTGAACGCCATCGCGCCCATCATGACCGAGACCGGCGGACCCGCCTGGCGCCAGACGATCTTCTATCCGTTCAAGGACATGAGCACGCTCGGCCGCGGCACGGTGCTGCAGACGAAGGTGGTCTCACCCACCTATGAGACGACCTACTACGATCCGCGCGGCACGTCCGACCTGCGGTTCCCAATGTCGGAGGTGCCCTATCTCAAGGTGTCGGTGGTTCACAACCGCGACGAGGATTGCATCACCATCTTTGCGCTCAACCGAAGCCTCGACGCGAGCCTCTCGATGGAAGCCCTCGTGCGCGGCTTCGAGGGCCTCGTGGTCCAGGATGCCCACCAGCTCCGCAACGACGACCTGATGGCCGTGAACACGAAGGACGCACCGGATACGATCAAGCCGGCTCCCCTGGAGGGTGTGGAGATCTGGGGAGAGCAGGTTCGCGCCAAGCTCGCACCGGCTTCCTGGAATGTCATCCGTCTGGGAGTTCAGAAGCAGTAA
- a CDS encoding ABC transporter ATP-binding protein, whose amino-acid sequence MRPNLLDVEHVNKIFTRGGFVSRRVNHAVNDVSFSLAADKPEVFTIIGESGSGKTTLAGMILNSLSPTSGRIRFRGKDLREIRSRRARLEFMSHVQAIFQNPFDAFNPLKRVDRYLFSAAQRFVECRTSEAAAERADEALHKVGLSLAEVRGRYPHEMSGGQLQRVAIARALVSNPSLIVADEPVSMIDASLRVTVINLFRKLRDEFGVSIIYITHDLATAYYISDRLIIMQKGRVVEGGDARTVLAAPQHPYSIKLRQAVLSVDDAWRDDTFTGGMPATAT is encoded by the coding sequence ATGAGGCCGAATCTTCTCGACGTCGAGCACGTCAACAAGATCTTCACGAGGGGCGGTTTCGTATCGCGGCGGGTCAATCATGCCGTGAACGACGTCAGCTTCTCCCTGGCGGCGGACAAGCCGGAGGTGTTTACCATCATCGGCGAGTCGGGCAGCGGAAAGACGACCCTCGCGGGCATGATCCTGAACAGCCTGTCCCCCACGAGCGGTCGAATCCGTTTTCGGGGAAAGGATCTGCGCGAAATCCGCAGCCGCCGCGCCCGGCTCGAATTCATGAGCCATGTGCAGGCGATCTTCCAGAACCCGTTCGATGCCTTCAATCCTTTGAAGCGCGTCGACCGCTACCTGTTCAGCGCAGCCCAGCGTTTCGTGGAATGCCGCACGTCCGAGGCGGCGGCGGAGCGGGCGGACGAGGCCCTGCACAAGGTTGGCCTGTCGCTCGCGGAGGTGCGGGGGCGCTATCCGCATGAGATGTCGGGCGGGCAGCTCCAGCGCGTGGCGATCGCGCGTGCGCTCGTGTCCAATCCGTCCCTGATCGTCGCCGACGAGCCGGTCTCGATGATCGACGCATCGCTGCGCGTGACGGTGATCAACCTGTTCAGGAAGCTCCGCGACGAATTCGGCGTGTCGATCATCTACATCACGCACGACCTGGCGACCGCTTATTACATCAGCGACCGCCTGATCATCATGCAGAAGGGCAGGGTGGTCGAAGGCGGCGACGCGCGGACGGTGCTGGCAGCGCCGCAGCATCCCTACTCCATCAAACTTCGCCAAGCTGTTCTGTCGGTGGATGACGCCTGGCGGGACGACACCTTCACGGGCGGCATGCCCGCAACCGCCACCTGA